In the Thermodesulfobacteriota bacterium genome, one interval contains:
- a CDS encoding flippase, translating to MSLTSTDWQKVKKDLLLAASSHFFYKVAGYLILSILTRYLGKEEMGEFFFAAALANFFGLFANLGTDNYIIREVAANPEKASQYFSEVISLRLLLFSLYFIILNGFAFIFKPALVLVIFLTSVYDSLDGLYQSFGALFLGLKKVIYNVIVGVSTRLFLVGLIITIVASKGSLTEILAGYISANALLVLIAFIIFRLKVGRLKFSWSEDSVRRVVQISFPFFLMSALGLVHFKVDTLMLGFLKPYSVVATYEAAYKLLEASRFLILPIGMIFFPICSEMAAGQNWHSIRTLFRKMLLVTGIIGGGITLAVVMGAGFIMPAVFGAKYLDSISVLKILYLSVPVLYMGMIGSLVGKSIFLEKKIVKIMVVCVIINIILNGITIPFWGAPGAAWTTFVSETILAVWLIKLNFQELRVLCSREPVGLLREELDHVL from the coding sequence ATGTCCCTAACAAGCACGGATTGGCAGAAGGTCAAAAAGGATTTACTCCTGGCTGCCTCTTCACATTTTTTTTACAAGGTCGCTGGCTATCTAATACTTAGCATACTGACACGTTATCTGGGTAAAGAAGAGATGGGAGAGTTCTTCTTCGCCGCTGCTTTAGCTAACTTTTTCGGCCTGTTTGCGAACTTGGGCACGGATAACTATATCATACGAGAGGTTGCCGCTAACCCGGAAAAAGCATCCCAATACTTTTCCGAAGTGATATCACTTCGTCTTCTTCTTTTTAGTCTATATTTTATCATCTTGAACGGGTTTGCATTCATATTTAAGCCCGCCCTCGTGCTGGTTATCTTTCTGACCTCGGTTTATGATTCTTTAGACGGGCTCTATCAAAGCTTTGGGGCACTATTCCTCGGACTCAAGAAAGTGATATATAACGTAATAGTTGGGGTCAGCACAAGACTGTTCTTGGTCGGGTTAATTATCACCATTGTCGCCTCCAAGGGTAGCCTGACCGAAATACTGGCTGGCTATATCTCCGCGAATGCCCTTTTAGTATTAATCGCCTTCATAATATTCCGACTAAAAGTCGGAAGGCTAAAATTTTCCTGGAGCGAAGACTCTGTTCGACGGGTCGTTCAAATATCATTTCCATTCTTTCTCATGAGTGCCCTTGGTCTTGTTCATTTTAAGGTGGACACACTCATGCTGGGGTTTTTGAAACCCTATTCGGTTGTGGCAACATACGAAGCCGCTTATAAATTACTGGAAGCATCCCGTTTCTTAATCCTGCCAATCGGGATGATTTTTTTCCCTATTTGCTCGGAAATGGCCGCCGGTCAAAACTGGCACTCTATACGTACTTTATTCAGGAAAATGCTCTTGGTCACTGGAATTATAGGCGGGGGTATTACTTTGGCTGTAGTTATGGGAGCGGGTTTTATCATGCCGGCAGTATTTGGGGCCAAATATTTGGACTCTATTTCCGTTCTTAAAATACTTTATTTGAGTGTCCCAGTGCTTTATATGGGAATGATCGGATCACTCGTTGGCAAGTCTATTTTCCTCGAGAAAAAAATCGTAAAGATCATGGTCGTATGTGTAATCATAAACATAATCCTAAACGGCATAACTATTCCGTTTTGGGGTGCTCCAGGAGCGGCTTGGACGACATTTGTCTCGGAGACTATTCTGGCAGTGTGGTTGATAAAACTCAAT
- a CDS encoding class I SAM-dependent methyltransferase translates to MAVLPKDKFRTGIYDSVLEELEKEVLKDRRYTSYFSGHKARYRSDLQVIDSYYAGGEILEIGSLPCHLTYCLKQLGYPVIGLDLYPERGASFIENHGLEVLKCDIENERIPLDDGRFELILFNEVFEHLRIDPISALLEVRRVLKPGGTLILTTPNLYSLENVVSFSLGKGLAINAYKEFAKLHTVGHMGHIREYSRREIKEFLGNTGFQVIDVRHRVYNKSSKGIFVDFLYYLAPFCRPYLVVICRKKI, encoded by the coding sequence ATGGCTGTACTGCCCAAAGATAAGTTTCGTACGGGGATATATGACTCCGTCCTCGAGGAACTGGAAAAAGAGGTATTAAAGGATCGGAGGTACACCTCTTACTTCTCCGGTCATAAAGCCCGGTACAGAAGCGACCTGCAGGTGATCGATAGTTATTACGCCGGAGGGGAGATTCTGGAAATCGGCTCTTTGCCTTGCCATTTAACCTATTGCTTGAAGCAGTTGGGCTATCCGGTTATTGGTTTGGACCTCTATCCAGAAAGGGGGGCTTCTTTTATTGAAAATCATGGTCTTGAGGTGCTAAAGTGCGATATAGAGAATGAAAGGATCCCGCTAGATGATGGCAGATTTGAGCTAATTTTATTCAACGAAGTTTTTGAGCACCTCAGAATAGACCCAATATCTGCCTTGCTAGAGGTGAGAAGAGTACTGAAACCCGGAGGCACTTTAATACTAACGACGCCAAATCTTTATTCTCTGGAGAACGTGGTCTCATTTTCTCTTGGGAAAGGTCTGGCAATTAATGCCTATAAAGAATTCGCAAAACTCCACACAGTAGGTCATATGGGTCATATACGAGAGTACTCGAGACGAGAGATTAAAGAATTTCTGGGAAATACTGGCTTCCAGGTAATAGACGTAAGACACCGGGTTTATAATAAAAGCAGTAAGGGTATCTTCGTAGATTTTTTGTACTATTTGGCTCCTTTCTGTCGTCCCTACCTGGTTGTGATCTGTAGGAAGAAAATTTGA